The proteins below come from a single Saccharopolyspora sp. SCSIO 74807 genomic window:
- a CDS encoding LLM class flavin-dependent oxidoreductase: MQFGVFTVGDVTPDPTTGRTPSEAERIQAMVTIARKAEEAGLDVFATGEHHNPPFVPSSPTTLLGYVAGATERITLSTATTLITTNDPVKIAEDFAMLQHLAGGRVDLMLGRGNQGPVYPWFGQDIRQGIPLAIENYHLLHRLWHEDVVDWQGKFRTPLQGFTATPRPLDGIAPFVWHGSIRSPEIAEQAAYYGDGFFHNHIFWPKEHTQRMVELYRQRYEHYGHGRADQAIVGLGGHVFMRKNSQDAIEEFRPYFNDAPVYGGGPSLERFMDETPLTVGSPQQVIDRTLSFRDYVGDYQRQLFLLDHAGLPLKTVLEQLDLLGEEVVPVLRKEFAARKPDHVPEAPTHENRLQAQHQDPEGSAA; encoded by the coding sequence ATGCAGTTCGGGGTTTTCACGGTCGGCGACGTCACGCCCGACCCGACGACCGGACGCACCCCATCGGAGGCCGAGCGGATCCAGGCGATGGTGACCATCGCGCGCAAGGCCGAAGAGGCCGGGCTGGACGTGTTCGCCACCGGCGAGCACCACAACCCGCCGTTCGTGCCGTCGTCGCCGACGACGCTGCTCGGCTACGTCGCCGGCGCGACCGAGCGGATCACCCTGTCCACCGCCACGACGCTGATCACCACCAACGACCCGGTGAAGATCGCCGAGGACTTCGCGATGCTGCAGCACCTGGCGGGCGGGCGCGTCGACCTGATGCTCGGCCGGGGCAACCAGGGGCCGGTGTATCCGTGGTTCGGCCAGGACATCCGCCAGGGCATTCCGCTGGCGATCGAGAACTACCACCTGTTGCACCGGCTTTGGCACGAGGACGTGGTCGACTGGCAGGGCAAGTTCCGCACCCCGCTGCAGGGCTTCACCGCCACTCCGCGGCCGCTCGACGGGATCGCGCCGTTCGTGTGGCACGGTTCGATCCGCAGCCCGGAGATCGCCGAGCAGGCCGCCTACTACGGTGACGGCTTCTTCCACAACCACATCTTCTGGCCGAAGGAGCACACCCAGCGCATGGTCGAGCTCTATCGGCAGCGCTACGAGCACTACGGCCACGGGCGGGCCGACCAGGCGATCGTCGGGCTCGGCGGGCACGTGTTCATGCGGAAAAACTCGCAGGACGCCATCGAGGAATTCCGGCCCTACTTCAACGATGCGCCGGTCTACGGCGGTGGCCCGTCGCTGGAGCGGTTCATGGACGAAACGCCGCTCACGGTCGGCTCGCCGCAGCAGGTCATCGATCGCACGCTGTCCTTCCGCGACTACGTCGGCGACTACCAGCGCCAGCTGTTCCTGCTCGACCACGCCGGGCTGCCGCTGAAGACCGTGCTGGAACAGCTCGACCTGCTCGGCGAAGAAGTCGTTCCGGTGCTGCGCAAGGAATTCGCCGCCCGCAAACCCGACCACGTGCCCGAGGCACCCACCCACGAGAACCGACTGCAAGCACAACACCAGGATCCGGAAGGGAGTGCGGCATGA
- a CDS encoding FMN reductase — protein sequence MSNILAISAGLSQPSSTRLLTDRLAAAARGELGAETTVEVVELREHAHDITDNLLTGFPNQRLRPVLEQLEAADGLILVSPTFSASYSGLFKSFMDLVEPESVHDKPVLLGATGGTERHSLVLEHALRPLLAYLRAQVVPTAVYAASSDWGNDSDLNQRITRAAGELASAVQRQPAQRKDDPFANPVPFEQLLQETATN from the coding sequence ATGAGCAACATCCTCGCGATCTCCGCGGGCCTGTCGCAGCCGTCGAGCACCCGGCTGCTGACCGACCGGCTCGCCGCGGCCGCCCGCGGCGAGCTGGGTGCCGAGACGACGGTCGAGGTGGTCGAACTGCGCGAGCACGCGCACGACATCACCGACAACCTGCTCACCGGCTTCCCGAACCAGCGGCTGCGGCCGGTGCTGGAACAGCTCGAAGCCGCCGACGGGCTGATCCTGGTCAGCCCGACGTTCAGCGCCTCCTACAGCGGCCTGTTCAAATCCTTCATGGACCTGGTGGAACCCGAATCGGTGCACGACAAGCCGGTCTTGCTCGGTGCGACCGGCGGCACCGAGCGGCATTCACTGGTGCTCGAACACGCGCTGCGCCCGCTGCTGGCGTACCTGCGCGCACAGGTCGTGCCCACCGCCGTCTACGCCGCGAGCTCGGACTGGGGCAACGACAGCGACCTCAACCAGCGGATCACCCGCGCCGCGGGCGAGCTCGCTTCAGCCGTGCAACGGCAACCGGCACAGCGCAAGGACGACCCGTTCGCGAATCCGGTGCCGTTCGAACAGCTCCTCCAAGAGACGGCGACGAACTGA
- a CDS encoding MarR family winged helix-turn-helix transcriptional regulator: MVTWQGSPQQRAWRPYIEASLLLETRLDEDLRAAAGMSLMDYHVLLVLSESPAHRLRMGELAARLVFSPSRLTYQVKVLERRGWVLRQPAPEDGRVNNAVLTATGLEALRAADRHHVATVQALFTDDLGEGELDVLAGVFSRLRSRLHGSGGQADGPHS; the protein is encoded by the coding sequence ATGGTGACTTGGCAGGGTTCGCCGCAGCAGCGCGCCTGGCGGCCGTACATCGAGGCGAGCCTGCTGCTGGAGACCCGGCTCGACGAAGACCTGCGGGCCGCTGCCGGGATGAGCCTGATGGACTACCACGTGTTGCTGGTGCTCTCGGAGAGTCCGGCGCACCGGTTGCGGATGGGGGAGCTGGCAGCGCGGCTGGTGTTCTCGCCGAGCCGACTGACGTACCAGGTGAAGGTGCTGGAGCGGCGCGGCTGGGTGCTGCGGCAACCGGCGCCGGAGGACGGGCGGGTCAACAACGCGGTGCTGACCGCGACCGGACTCGAAGCGTTGCGCGCGGCGGATCGCCATCACGTTGCGACGGTGCAGGCGCTGTTCACCGATGATCTCGGCGAGGGCGAGCTGGACGTGCTCGCCGGTGTGTTCAGCCGCCTGCGGTCCCGCCTGCACGGCTCGGGCGGGCAGGCGGACGGCCCGCACTCCTGA